CCCCACTTCTTTTATGTATTTTTCAGCTATTTGCTGGGCTTCTGTTGAAGTTATTTTAACATTATCAGTACTGTCAGTAATGGTTGTATTGTCACTATTGTCTGTGGAGATGATTTCTTCGGGTGGATTGTTTTCCGAGCTTCCGAAAACAGCCAGTGCTAGTGCTACCACAGCTAGTACTGTTAACATCACTCCCACTAGCGCCAGTATCCTTGTTGATTTTTTAATCATCATTTTCCCCCTATTATTTAATCACGAGGCTTATAAAAAGCATTTAAACTAACATTCTAAACTGTTATGGTGATCTAGCACATGCTAGAACAATAGAATTATCACGAAAAAATCTGAAGTTTCGATTGATTTTGCCGCCTCCGTGTCCTTAACATCTTTTTTTGGGATCATCAGATGTTAAGAGACAA
This is a stretch of genomic DNA from Methanobacterium petrolearium. It encodes these proteins:
- a CDS encoding PepSY domain-containing protein, producing MIKKSTRILALVGVMLTVLAVVALALAVFGSSENNPPEEIISTDNSDNTTITDSTDNVKITSTEAQQIAEKYIKEVGATVGIPKLEEIDGEMVYIVPVVINGTNVGEIDINAMTGENMGGAGGVSV